In the genome of Paenibacillus sp. FSL R5-0766, one region contains:
- a CDS encoding sugar ABC transporter permease yields the protein MATRPLKQESNWKRQIKRNKWLYVLVLPGFLYFVIFKYLPMWGIIIAFQDYQPFLGIRESNWVGLENFTNFFSNPDFFRLLRNTLVLALYDLIFFFPAPIIIALLLNEIRVAFFKRTIQTLVYVPHFVSMVIIASITYVFLTPQGGVLYDLIAWITGKPIDVLSSPGSFRPLIIVQMMWKEMGWGTIIFLAALAGVDTEQYEASIVDGAGRLRRMWHITLPAIRTTIVILLILRLGNFLDTGFEQIYLMTNSLNRDVADVFDTYVYTVGITQGAFSYSTAVGLFKSVVGIILVLGSNKLAKKFGHPGIY from the coding sequence ATGGCAACAAGACCATTAAAACAGGAGTCCAATTGGAAAAGGCAGATCAAACGAAACAAATGGTTATATGTGCTTGTGCTTCCCGGCTTTTTGTACTTTGTTATCTTTAAATACTTGCCCATGTGGGGGATCATCATTGCCTTTCAGGACTACCAGCCTTTTCTGGGCATCCGGGAGAGTAACTGGGTAGGGCTAGAGAACTTTACGAACTTTTTCTCCAATCCAGACTTCTTTCGACTATTACGTAATACGCTGGTCCTTGCCCTGTATGATCTTATCTTCTTTTTCCCGGCACCGATCATTATCGCCTTGTTATTAAATGAAATTCGGGTGGCTTTCTTCAAAAGAACGATTCAAACGCTGGTCTATGTACCCCATTTTGTATCGATGGTGATTATCGCCAGTATCACGTACGTGTTCCTGACCCCGCAGGGCGGGGTGTTATACGACCTGATCGCCTGGATTACAGGCAAGCCCATTGATGTGCTCTCCAGCCCGGGTTCGTTCCGTCCGCTCATTATTGTACAGATGATGTGGAAAGAGATGGGATGGGGCACAATTATCTTCCTGGCAGCCCTTGCAGGTGTGGATACGGAACAATATGAAGCCTCCATTGTGGATGGCGCCGGACGATTACGGCGGATGTGGCATATCACGCTTCCAGCCATTCGTACGACCATAGTCATTTTGCTCATTCTCAGACTGGGGAATTTCCTCGATACCGGATTTGAGCAGATCTATCTGATGACCAACTCCCTCAACCGGGATGTGGCAGACGTATTTGATACGTATGTATACACGGTGGGGATCACGCAAGGTGCATTCAGTTACAGTACCGCTGTTGGACTAT
- a CDS encoding AraC family transcriptional regulator, with protein MEPIRSDRIFGRFKRLSDLKAGRHKGRFYRNSLMLILLIASIPGLITGIIMYQQVVGRMETEFNQMHQNQIENRARNVDDQLAYLEMNLSHWAFEPRFGNALRTLDFVYYFNETQEIVTTLYVLQGSHPLIKSAQLYLQEPKPILFNRDYTELNDEAKVQAYDRYLSMGNHVYWTDWVSGINRDTEPSTNDSPLHTDAGNALVLVHKIPGESINPFGALIITLDNEKVASLLKTLTPYDEGLTFLMDQEGNTLVTGNPGTAGETSAFEQQLKEEVALHAGSRSFLFRYEDQTYSVSYGSLSRIDSDWTYVSAAPLTSVTSPVKLVSKIIVIASIGSLILGLLLSWFASRRIYSPVARMLHLLTPGRNETTPTDAKLDEFELLEQQWNELTSRSVTAHRQLQEQLPHLRDSFVLQLVQGHLYAYNEQDLQQRMRHLGFELEGQQYLLVQMYFTGYEQLQGRFGSQDTGLVTFAAVNITQEVAKNYFRQISVMNFHDLSSAMLVIAPQDEPVKSQALLWGQELVEVIGRTLKMKVTLMISRPAASLQELPRRFVEMEQAVAYRSVEEGSQILDLEDEACFRRNEATSYPLGLERELLQAVRLGKQAEAERVLEQFMSEITRTGSTEFQVQQMMLQLLGSIQHMMLQTGVTPYKLFGGYNMYEQLSGIREPVQMRQWMMNEVFIPYIQEVEVRSQEPLKLVVERTMLYIDTHYRSDISLENCADEEQMTPYALSKAFKQVSGINFIDYLTRVRMDAAKQLLRETTMKINDVSAAVGYQHSYFNRIFKKQEGVTPSQYRDQWFGQ; from the coding sequence ATGGAACCGATTAGGAGCGATCGAATATTTGGCAGATTCAAGCGGTTATCCGATTTGAAGGCAGGAAGGCATAAAGGACGATTTTATCGGAACAGCCTCATGCTTATTTTGCTCATTGCCAGCATTCCCGGACTAATCACAGGTATCATCATGTATCAACAGGTTGTTGGCCGGATGGAAACCGAGTTCAATCAGATGCACCAGAACCAGATTGAGAACCGGGCACGTAATGTGGATGACCAGCTGGCTTATCTGGAGATGAACTTATCCCATTGGGCTTTTGAACCGAGGTTTGGCAATGCACTGCGAACGTTGGATTTTGTATATTATTTCAATGAAACGCAGGAGATTGTGACTACCTTATACGTATTACAAGGTTCCCATCCACTGATCAAGTCAGCACAGCTGTATTTGCAGGAACCGAAGCCAATCTTGTTTAATCGGGATTATACCGAATTGAACGATGAAGCCAAAGTACAAGCATATGATCGATACCTTTCCATGGGGAACCACGTGTACTGGACAGACTGGGTTTCCGGCATCAACAGAGATACCGAACCTTCGACCAACGATAGTCCACTGCATACGGATGCAGGCAATGCACTTGTTCTAGTACATAAGATACCGGGGGAGAGCATTAATCCGTTTGGTGCACTGATCATCACGCTGGATAACGAGAAAGTTGCTAGTTTATTGAAAACGCTTACTCCTTACGACGAAGGGTTAACGTTCCTCATGGATCAGGAAGGAAACACACTGGTTACCGGGAATCCGGGAACGGCGGGAGAGACTTCTGCTTTTGAGCAGCAGCTAAAAGAAGAAGTAGCCCTGCATGCGGGCAGCCGCTCATTCCTGTTCCGATATGAGGATCAGACCTATTCTGTCTCATACGGTTCATTGAGTCGGATCGATTCAGACTGGACTTACGTCTCCGCAGCGCCTTTGACCTCAGTCACTTCGCCAGTCAAACTGGTGTCCAAAATCATCGTCATTGCGAGTATAGGCAGTCTCATCCTGGGATTATTGTTATCCTGGTTTGCTTCACGCCGCATATATTCACCTGTAGCGCGGATGCTGCATCTGCTTACGCCTGGCAGAAACGAAACAACACCAACGGATGCCAAGCTGGATGAGTTTGAGCTGCTGGAGCAACAGTGGAACGAACTGACCTCCCGCAGTGTTACGGCACATCGTCAGTTGCAGGAGCAGCTTCCCCATCTGCGCGACAGTTTTGTCTTACAACTTGTACAGGGGCATTTATATGCCTATAACGAGCAGGATCTCCAGCAGCGCATGCGTCATCTTGGATTTGAGCTGGAGGGCCAGCAGTATTTGCTGGTGCAAATGTATTTTACAGGGTACGAGCAACTGCAAGGCAGATTTGGGAGCCAGGACACGGGATTAGTCACCTTTGCAGCCGTGAATATCACTCAAGAAGTGGCAAAGAATTATTTTAGACAGATCAGTGTCATGAATTTTCATGACCTGTCTTCCGCCATGCTTGTGATTGCTCCCCAGGACGAACCTGTGAAATCACAGGCGCTGTTATGGGGACAGGAGCTAGTGGAGGTCATTGGACGTACGCTCAAAATGAAGGTTACCTTGATGATCAGTCGCCCGGCGGCTTCACTTCAGGAACTGCCCAGACGATTTGTCGAGATGGAACAGGCCGTGGCTTATCGCAGTGTGGAGGAAGGAAGTCAGATTCTCGATCTGGAGGATGAGGCGTGTTTCCGCAGAAATGAAGCAACTTCCTATCCGCTTGGATTGGAACGGGAGTTGTTACAGGCGGTCAGGCTGGGCAAACAAGCCGAAGCAGAACGTGTGCTGGAACAATTCATGAGTGAGATTACGCGGACGGGCAGTACCGAATTCCAAGTTCAGCAAATGATGCTTCAATTGCTCGGCAGTATTCAGCACATGATGCTGCAAACGGGTGTCACACCTTATAAACTGTTTGGTGGTTACAACATGTATGAGCAACTATCCGGTATTCGTGAACCTGTACAGATGAGGCAGTGGATGATGAATGAGGTATTCATACCTTATATACAAGAGGTTGAGGTACGATCGCAGGAACCGCTGAAGCTGGTGGTGGAACGAACGATGTTGTACATCGATACACATTACCGCAGCGACATTTCGCTGGAAAACTGTGCTGACGAGGAGCAGATGACACCCTATGCACTGAGTAAGGCATTCAAACAGGTATCAGGCATCAACTTTATTGATTATCTGACACGTGTGAGAATGGATGCGGCGAAGCAATTGTTACGGGAGACAACGATGAAAATCAATGATGTGTCGGCGGCTGTGGGATATCAGCACAGTTATTTTAATCGGATCTTCAAGAAACAGGAGGGAGTTACCCCGAGTCAGTATCGCGATCAATGGTTTGGACAATAA
- a CDS encoding dipeptidase, translating to MKEQTYFEQNREKHLAELNEWLSIPSISAISEHKEDINRAAQWAADALTRAGMENVEVIQTAGHPIVYADHLHAPGKPTALIYGHYDVQPVDPLNLWDTPPFEPTVRDGKLYARGATDDKGQIFLHIKAVEAILAENKELPVNIKFCIEGEEEISSPNLPIYLNEHTDKLRADMILISDTSLLEKGKPAISTGLRGLCSMHVDLNTANTDLHSGSFGGGVPNALHALVSLLASLHDEQGRVSVDGFYDGVLPLSPEMREEFVKQGFNEEQLRQDLGLEQLYGEEGYSFVERVGARPTLELNGVWGGFQGEGSKTVIPKEAHAKITCRLVADQNPQHVLDRIEAHLRANVQPGATLHVKQIEKAFAFNTDPSNPILQKAADAYEHVYGVRALFTKDGGSIPIVEKLSRVLEIPAVMMGFGLPDENLHAPNEHFNLENFDKGLLTIVQFLKSL from the coding sequence ATGAAAGAACAGACTTATTTTGAACAAAATAGAGAAAAACACCTGGCAGAACTGAATGAATGGTTGTCCATTCCAAGTATCTCTGCCATTTCAGAGCATAAAGAGGATATTAATCGTGCAGCACAATGGGCAGCAGATGCGCTCACACGTGCAGGTATGGAAAACGTAGAGGTCATTCAAACGGCTGGACATCCGATTGTCTATGCAGATCACCTGCATGCACCCGGCAAACCGACGGCTCTGATCTATGGACACTATGATGTACAACCTGTAGACCCCCTTAATCTGTGGGACACGCCTCCTTTCGAACCTACCGTTCGTGATGGCAAGCTGTATGCCCGTGGTGCAACGGACGACAAAGGACAGATTTTCCTACATATCAAGGCAGTTGAAGCCATTCTCGCCGAAAACAAAGAACTGCCAGTTAACATCAAGTTCTGCATTGAAGGCGAAGAGGAAATCTCCAGCCCGAACTTGCCCATCTATCTGAATGAACATACAGACAAGCTGCGTGCAGACATGATACTGATCTCGGATACTTCCCTGCTTGAAAAAGGAAAACCGGCAATCTCCACTGGCCTGCGCGGCCTATGTTCCATGCATGTGGATCTGAACACAGCCAATACCGACTTGCACTCCGGTTCATTTGGCGGCGGAGTACCCAACGCACTGCACGCACTCGTATCCCTGCTCGCTTCGTTGCATGATGAGCAAGGTCGTGTGAGTGTAGATGGTTTCTACGACGGCGTACTGCCACTGTCTCCTGAGATGAGAGAAGAATTTGTAAAACAGGGCTTCAATGAAGAACAGCTTCGTCAAGACCTCGGGCTGGAGCAATTGTACGGCGAAGAAGGTTACTCGTTCGTGGAACGTGTTGGCGCTCGTCCAACATTGGAACTAAACGGCGTATGGGGTGGTTTCCAAGGCGAAGGCAGCAAAACGGTTATTCCGAAGGAAGCTCATGCCAAAATTACATGCCGCCTCGTGGCGGATCAAAATCCACAACATGTATTGGATCGTATCGAAGCACATCTGCGCGCTAACGTTCAACCGGGTGCAACGTTGCATGTGAAACAGATCGAGAAAGCTTTTGCTTTCAACACTGATCCTTCCAATCCCATTCTGCAAAAAGCGGCAGATGCGTATGAGCACGTGTATGGCGTTCGTGCCCTCTTTACCAAAGATGGCGGCTCCATTCCGATTGTTGAGAAGCTCTCCCGTGTACTCGAAATCCCTGCTGTTAT